The Streptomyces laurentii genome contains a region encoding:
- a CDS encoding hypothetical protein (MbtH-like protein; cl01279;~conserved domain-containing protein [Streptomyces griseoflavus Tu4000];~identified by MetaGeneAnnotator; putative) has protein sequence MANPFDDEEGTFVVLVNDEGQHSLWPSFAEVPAGWTVAHGESDRASALAYIEAGWTDMRPKSLIDATA, from the coding sequence ATGGCGAATCCGTTCGACGACGAGGAGGGGACCTTCGTGGTCCTGGTCAACGACGAGGGGCAGCACTCGCTGTGGCCGTCCTTCGCGGAGGTCCCGGCGGGCTGGACCGTGGCGCACGGGGAGTCCGACCGGGCGTCCGCGCTCGCGTACATCGAGGCCGGCTGGACCGACATGCGGCCCAAGAGCCTCATCGACGCCACCGCGTAA